From the genome of Candidatus Thermoplasmatota archaeon:
ATTGAAAGAGTGTTCTCAAAGTATGGTAAAGATATCCTACAGAATAGCAATTTTGAAACAGTTAGAGAAGCGATGAACAGGACTGCCAATTACTTCGAAAAAGAAACAAGTTTTAGGAATTGGCGTAATATAAATTTCTAATTTACAATAATGGATTAATATAAATATCGTAAATCCTGTTATTTATAATAATCTAAGCATACGAAGGGTCGGTTGGTTTTTTATTGTTTTCTTTTTCCTGCAATGTAGTAAGCATTGAATGTAATGTATCTTCATCTACTTCTCCTTCTAAATACTTCCTTACTGCTAATTTTTTGTATTGCTCATTATTGAATCTTCTTTTCTCAGGTATTCTCTTTTCAGCATATATGTCGTTTTCTATGTTAGCAAATACATTATCATACGCTTTTCTTATCCTACTCGATGCCTGTTGGATATATCCAACTAAAACCGAGATATTTTTATGCCCCGATTGTGCTTGTATCTCATTTAGTGTGCATCCGTTCTCTGCCATGTGCGTAACCATCGTTATCCTAAACTTGTGGGGGTATACCTGTTTTACAATGCCTGATTGTGATGCTACTTGTTTAGTAATATGTCGGAGGTAGCATGTTGATATACGTTTTCGTTCGTTGAGTGTTATAAACAATGCGTTTTCGTGTCCTTTCTTTGGTTTAGGACGGACGTCTATCCATTTTTGTAAAACATTGGCACAATCTTCTGTGATATTAATAGTTCTTGTAGTGTTTCCTTTACCGTGCTTAACTGTTATTTTTAATCTATCGAAATCGATGTCTGATAAGTCAAGGTTAACCAGTTCAGATGCTCTAAGTCCCGTGTAATATAATGTTCGAATTAGAGCTGAATATAATGGATTATCATTGGCTGCCTTAAATATTGCTAATATTTCCTGTTTTGTCAAGGCTGTTTTATCCCTGTTTGGTGGTACGATTTTTGCTACTTTTATATTCACTTCTTTTCCTAGAAAGTGCTGGCAAAATTTTCTTAAATTTGCAGTTATCAATACCATCGTATTACCGGCATATTTGTCATAACATGTAGAAAGATAGGATTCAACGATAGATTGATTTATAT
Proteins encoded in this window:
- a CDS encoding tyrosine-type recombinase/integrase, with the translated sequence MGNTPEEYKELLERYKRWLRIERRNSKNTVDQMVRVTIYFLKWLCDNNKTIGDINQSIVESYLSTCYDKYAGNTMVLITANLRKFCQHFLGKEVNIKVAKIVPPNRDKTALTKQEILAIFKAANDNPLYSALIRTLYYTGLRASELVNLDLSDIDFDRLKITVKHGKGNTTRTINITEDCANVLQKWIDVRPKPKKGHENALFITLNERKRISTCYLRHITKQVASQSGIVKQVYPHKFRITMVTHMAENGCTLNEIQAQSGHKNISVLVGYIQQASSRIRKAYDNVFANIENDIYAEKRIPEKRRFNNEQYKKLAVRKYLEGEVDEDTLHSMLTTLQEKENNKKPTDPSYA